Proteins encoded within one genomic window of Anopheles gambiae chromosome 3, idAnoGambNW_F1_1, whole genome shotgun sequence:
- the LOC1271399 gene encoding E3 ubiquitin-protein ligase Ufd4 isoform X6, producing MMGDVDPETLLEWLSMGQGDERDMQLIALEQLCMLLLMSDNVDRCFESCPPRTFLPALCKIFLDELAPENVLEVTARAITYYLDVSSECTRRIVAIDGAIRAICNRLEVADLESRTSRDLAEQCIKVLELICTREAGAVFEGGGLSCVLAFIRDSGSQIHKDTLHSAMAVVSRLCTKVEPSGANVQTCVESLSTLLQHEDPLVADGALKCFASVADRFTRKGVDPAPLAEYGLVRELLQRLSNAAGGPQISSSGGGGSAAISSSLGTNSSTHPESSPSAAQLSSSAPKSAQGAMEAGRSSQSIATTISLLSTLCRGSPSITHDLLRSNLLEAMERAFKGDERCVLDCMRLADLILLLLFEGRQALGRVGGSQGQLAPRVRRADSSTERTHRQLIDCIRSKDTEALIESIESGGIDVNCMDDVGQTLLNWASAFGTLEMVEFLCDKGADVNKGQRSSSLHYAACFGRPGIAKVLLKHGANPDLRDEDGKTPLDKARERPDEGHREVASILQSPGEWMMAATRSDVKCGDSGDETGGAGGVGEPRGDPEMAPVYLKFFLPTFCKTFQSTMLASVRRSSLGLIKKMIQYVQPEVLSKLCSSEGLQSYEQSLGTLLVEVIASVLDNEDDEDGHLVVLTIVQELMSKTQNDFLDHFARLGVYTKVQALMGEPSFDGSDNNDVIKSTSDDAKSAAAAACSSTDASGVVTVTPGAPTVTTASGGTASAAVAVEDAKEILHGKAYHWHDWSICRGRDCLYVWSDSAALELSNGSNGWFRFILDGKLATMYSSGSPENGSDSTENRGEFLEKLQRARAAVRQGTVSQPILSAPSLARIAVGNWVLQSQKEHQLHINNSEGHQVTILQDELPGFIFESNRGTKHTFTAETTLGPDFAAGWINTKKKKMRCKAEAQKYQLHKLARDLYNRYFKAAQAIPRGAVAKLSKIVHQIEIALEEQQSTSKAALISSTTQQITPPSAGVSWQEKLYNALTELVHLLNEDGVISAYEMYSSGLVQALVAVLSPNYWDLGMNRTKANKYQKQRLSIFKKCMYGGELKTGKNTAAILVQKLVAVLESIEKLPVYMYDSPGGSYGLQILTKKLSFRLERAACEQTLFDRTGRNLKMEPLATVGHLNKYLLKMVAKQWYDMERSSFLYLRKMKEAKSGTMQFRHRHDFDENGLIYYIGTNGRTLEWVNPAQYGLVTVTSSEGKQLPYGKLEDILSRDSVSVNCHTKDNKKSWFAIDLGIFILPTAYTLRHARGYGRSALRNWLFQMSKDGVSWVTLLTHTDDKSLAEPGSTCTWPIDCPADEQQGYRHVRIHQNGRNASGQTHYLSLSGFEIYGKVMSVCEDMDKTAAKENEAKLRKERRQIRSQLKYITDGARVVRGVDWHWDDQDGSPPGEGTVIAEIHNGWIDVKWDHGMRNSYRMGAEGKYDLKLANVDGLMAGGYDLHSSGISVTTAGGGANNNQFASTANVQCELADGGSTASGKKKVYDKSLNVLTSRKSSSTPSLPDATTENRSSVASTEQATSADNLSWKQAVEVITENVLSSARSDLATVGSGGSSNDLSSSVVTSSTATTGNNQEVSVTVHSSLSERGNNIPDLSQINSSTSMLVSDLATITENLSLSDGSAKQSGTATASSAGGQQFVSNISGTGVPVLMGSSSSSSSSSSTEENNKTNNINETNNKINLTSGSGASSVASGSSASSGKAGLSYLQTRLDMMGKMREGVDMLRNNTNNFLSSELLTQSNLLSSVKIAFPPIPPANATTGSSSSTTATTIPGSASYGSSIFVASTSTGTNPAASSGTGAKTPTDKFDVKFNNTATANTFKKVLNEAKQIGAEQPPAPPAPASSMGGRDATNNLKNNIVVVGSTETTVLGGGGGGGSSQDDPNAMDCLMGSVSGSDGVNVVPVVAPSPNSMSVSVPNLTSSGTGANNHSHNASHRTSSHHHHHHNHPDSASQTLANDAQPPPPGLLETFAAIARRRTSGSGSNSNSNANNNNENNNAASHPSSSSSSSSQQTTAAVPINNQLISSGAGALVGGGGGGVLQNNSNFFPRGPNSVTSLVKLALSSHTGLLSTAQSYPSLFSSSSNNNAAAGQGAGNNNNANNMVGVGQVNPLNPALTMSLTSTSSDSEQVSLEDFLEQCRAPTLLGDLEDDEDIEDENDDDENEDEYEEVGNTLLQVMVSRNLLSFMEERTFENRLPTAGKRKSWDDEFVLKRQFSALIPAFDPRPGKTNVNQTSDLDIPAPGSNSATDPTEQPQSSSSGRGALPEPGSGQSSTAISSLPQPTLSLILRGPNINGVNDVEVDLTQSDWTIFRAVQELMLQTTMPKQDKFRKIWQPTYTIIYREASPGSSSSLLGGGGKEDFSSGEEGRATPIISMYSQRSHGSTLSPSSPVPGTPSLSGGGGAGGTGASSGGALSSAPGTGGNQQQQQQYCSVEDVLQLLSQLNSINQSLAATPTNNDKNLMPDVESHYLSPDVFMSKKITNKLQQQIQDPLVLSSGSLPKWCEEYNQTCPFLFPFETRQLYFSCTAFGASRSIVWLQSQRDVSLERQRAPGLSPRHADQQEFRVGRLKHERVKVPRGENLLDWAQQVMKVHCNRKSVLEVEFVGEEGTGLGPTLEFYALVAAELQRSDLGMWLCDDEEPKLIEDEIDLGEGSKPVGYYVRRSTGLFPAPLPQDSDISEDVSGYFWFLGVFLAKVLQDNRLVDLPLSNSFLQLLSHSRSMARGATSQTGSLLGKSGVSDDIMMSSILSEDSDRDRDLLVDSYQSKMAMASDGAWYDGILTQENLQEIDPIRYQFLRELQELVQQKQAIEQNDALSSEEKLQQISELKLNTKTGCVALEDLALTFTYLPSSRNYGYASADLLPNGANIDVTINNVEEYCNLTVAFCLQEGIAKQLAAFHRGFCEVFALNKLAAFTPDEIRKMLCGEQNPEWTREDIMTYTEPKLGYTKESPGFLRFVNVLMGMNGSERKAFLQFTTGCSSLPPGGLANLHPRLTVVRKVDAGEGSYPSVNTCVHYLKLPDYPNEQILRERLLTATKEKGFHLN from the exons ATG aTGGGAGACGTCGATCCTGAAACACTTTTAGAATGGCTCTCGATGGGTCAGGGCGACGAGCGCGACATGCAGCTGATTGCGCTGGAGCAACTCTGCATGCTGCTGCTCATGTCCGACAATGTAGATAGATGTTTTGAAAG CTGTCCACCGCGAACGTTCCTGCCCGCGCTGTGTAAAATATTTCTCGACGAGCTGGCGCCGGAGAATGTGCTCGAGGTGACGGCCCGCGCCATCACGTACTATCTGGACGTGTCGTCGGAGTGTACGCGCCGGATCGTCGCCATCGATGGGGCGATCCGAGCGATCTGCAACCGGCTCGAGGTGGCCGACCTCGAGAGCCGCACGAGCCGCGACCTGGCCGAACAGTGCATCAAGGTGCTGGAGCTGATCTGTACGCGGGAGGCGGGCGCCGTGTTCGAGGGCGGCGGTCTCAGCTGTGTGCTCGCGTTCATCCGCGACAGCGGCTCGCAGATCCACAAGGACACGCTGCACTCGGCGATGGCGGTGGTGTCGCGGCTCTGCACGAAGGTGGAACCGTCGGGCGCGAACGTGCAGACGTGCGTGGAGAGCCTGAGcacgctgctgcagcacgAGGATCCGCTCGTGGCGGACGGGGCGCTCAAGTGCTTCGCCTCGGTGGCGGATCGGTTCACGCGCAAGGGCGTGGATCCGGCCCCGCTCGCCGAGTACGGGCTGGTGCGGGAGCTGCTCCAGCGGCTGAGTAATGCCGCCGGCGGGCCACAGATTTCATcgagcggtggcggtggcagtgCGGCGATCTCCTCCAGCCTGGGAACAAACTCCTCCACGCACCCGGAATCATCGCCGTCCGCGGCGCAGCTGTCGTCGTCGGCGCCCAAGTCAGCGCAGGGCGCGATGGAGGCGGGCCGATCGAGCCAATCGATCGCGACCACGATCTCGCTGCTGTCGACCCTGTGCCGCGGCTCGCCCTCGATCACGCACGATCTGCTCCGGTCCAATCTGCTCGAGGCGATGGAGCGCGCGTTCAAGGGCGACGAGCGGTGCGTGCTGGACTGCATGCGGCTGGCTGACCtgattctgctgctgctgttcgaggGCCGGCAGGCACTGGGGCGGGTCGGCGGTTCGCAGGGTCAGCTAGCGCCGCGCGTTCGGCGGGCCGATTCCAGCACGGAGCGCACGCACCGGCAGCTGATCGACTGCATCCGCAGCAAGGACACGGAGGCGCTGATCGAATCGATCGAGTCGGGCGGCATCGACGTGAACTGTATGGACGACGTCGGGCAGACGCTGCTGAACTGGGCGTCCGCCTTCGGGACGCTCGAGATGGTGGAGTTTCTGTGCGATAAGGGCGCGGACGTGAACAAGGGCCAGCGCAGCTCGTCGTTGCACTACGCCGCGTGCTTTGGGCGGCCGGGCATTGCCAAGGTGCTGCTCAAGCACGGTGCCAATCCGGATCTGCGCGACGAGGACGGCAAAACGCCACTGGACAAGGCGCGCGAACGGCCGGACGAGGGCCACCGGGAGGTGGCCTCGATCCTGCAGTCGCCCGGCGAGTGGATGATGGCGGCAACCCGGTCGGACGTAAAGTGCGGCGACAGTGGAGATGAGACgggcggtgctggtggtgtcgGGGAACCGCGGGGCGATCCGGAGATGGCGCCGGTGTATCTCAAGTTTTTCCTACCGACATTCTGCAAAACTTTCCAAAGCACAATGCTTGCTAGCGTGCGTAGATCTAGCCTAG GACTTATCAAGAAAATGATCCAGTATGTACAGCCGGAGGTCCTCTCGAAGCTCTGCTCCTCCGAGGGTCTGCAAAGTTACGAGCAAAGCTTAGGCACGCTTCTAGTCGAAGTCATCGCAAGCGTGCTGGACAATGAG GATGACGAGGATGGCCATCTGGTGGTGCTTACGATCGTGCAGGAGCTGATGTCGAAAACGCAAAACGATTTCCTCGACCATTTCGCGCGGCTGGGCGTCTACACCAAGGTGCAAGCGCTGATGGGCGAGCCTAGCTTCGATGGTAGCGACAATAACGATGTAATTAAATCGACATCGGACGACGCAAaatcagcagctgcagcagcatgcTCCTCTACGGATGCCTCCGGTGTAGTGACGGTAACGCCGGGCGCTCCAACAGTAACTACTGCGTCCGGTGGCACCGCCAGTGCTGCGGTCGCCGTAGAGGACGCGAAGGAGATACTGCACGGCAAGGCGTACCATTGGCACGACTGGAGCATCTGCCGCGGGCGGGACTGTCTGTACGTGTGGTCGGATTCGGCGGCACTGGAGCTGTCGAATGGATCGAACGGATGGTTCCGGTTCATACTGGACGGTAAACTGGCCACGATGTACTCGAGCGGCAGTCCAGAGAACGGTAGCGATAGTACGG AAAATCGTGGCGAATTTCTGGAAAAGCTACAGCGCGCCCGAGCCGCCGTACGGCAGGGCACCGTATCGCAGCCCATCCTGTCGGCCCCGAGCCTGGCACGCATCGCCGTGGGCAACTGGGTGCTGCAGAGCCAGAAGGAGCATCAGCTACATATCAACAATTCCGAGGGCCATCAGGTGACGATACTGCAGGACGAGCTGCCCGGGTTCATCTTCGAGAGCAACCGGGGCACGAAGCATACGTTCACCGCGGAGACGACGCTGGGACCGGACTTTGCGGCCGGTTGGATCaacacgaagaagaagaagatgcgcTGCAAGGCCGAGGCCCAAAAGTATCAG CTGCACAAGTTGGCTCGCGACCTGTACAACCGATATTTCAAGGCGGCCCAGGCCATACCGCGTGGTGCCGTTGCAAAACTGTCCAAGATTGTGCATCAGATCGAGATAGCCCTGGAGGAGCAGCAGTCCACGTCGAAGGCCGCGCTCATTTCCAGCACGACACAGCAAATTACACCACCATCGGCCGGCGTAAGCTGGCAGGAGAAGCTGTACAACGCGCTGACCGAGCTGGTGCACCTGCTGAACGAGGACGGCGTGATCAGTGCGTACGAGATGTACAGCTCTGGGTTGGTGCAAGCGCTTGTCGCCGTCCTTTCGCCCAACTACTGGGACCTGGGCATGAACCGCACCAAAGCGAACAAGTACCAGAAGCAGCGGCTTTCGATCTTCAAGAAGTGCATGTACGGTGGGGAGCTGAAAACGGGCAAAAACACGGCCGCCATACTGGTGCAGAAGCTGGTGGCGGTGCTGGAAAGCATCGAAAAGCTGCCGGTCTACATGTACGATTCGCCCGGCGGTAGCTACGGGCTGCAGATACTGACCAAGAAGCTTAGCTTCCGGCTCGAGCGGGCGGCCTGCGAGCAGACGCTGTTCGATCGGACCGGGCGCAACCTGAAGATGGAACCGCTCGCGACCGTTGGCCACCTGAACAAGTATCTGCTGAAGATGGTCGCCAAGCAGTGGTACGATATGGAGCGCTCGTCCTTTCTGTACCTGCGCAAGATGAAGGAAGCGAAGTCGGGCACGATGCAGTTCCGCCATCGGCACGATTTCGACGAGAACGGGCTGATCTACTACATTGGCACGAACGGGCGCACGCTGGAGTGGGTCAATCCGGCCCAGTACGGGCTGGTAACGGTGACGAGCAGCGAGGGCAAGCAGCTACCGTACGGCAAGCTGGAGGACATTCTTTCCCGCGACAGCGTGAGTGTCAACTGCCACACGAAGGACAACAAAAAGTCGTGGTTCGCGATCGATCTGGGCATCTTCATCCTGCCGACGGCGTACACGCTGCGGCACGCGCGCGGCTACGGCCGGTCGGCCCTGCGCAACTGGCTGTTCCAGATGTCGAAGGATGGCGTCAGCTGGGTCacgctgctcacacacacggacgACAAAAGTTTGGCCGAGCCGGGCAGCACCTGCACCTGGCCGATCGATTGCCCGGCGGACGAGCAGCAGGGCTACCGGCACGTGCGCATCCACCAGAACGGGCGCAACGCGTCCGGCCAAACGCACTACCTTAGCCTGAGCGGGTTTGAAATCTACGGCAAGGTGATGTCGGTGTGCGAGGACATGGACAAAACAGCGGCGAAGGAGAACGAAGCGAAGCTGCGCAAAGAGCGCCGCCAGATCCGTTCGCAGCTCAAGTACATTACGGACGGGGCGCGGGTGGTGCGCGGTGTCGACTGGCACTGGGACGATCAGGACGGCAGTCCGCCGGGCGAGGGCACGGTGATTGCGGAGATACACAACGGTTGGATCGATGTGAAGTGGGACCACGGCATGCGCAACTCGTACCGCATGGGCGCGGAGGGCAAGTACGATCTGAAGCTGGCCAACGTGGACGGTTTGATGGCGGGTGGGTACGATCTGCACAGCAGTGGCATCTCCGTTACGACGGCGGGGGGTGGAGCTAATAACAATCAGTTCGCCTCCACGGCCAACGTTCAGTGTGAGCTGGCGGATGGTGGTAGTACCGCGTCGGGCAAGAAGAAGGTTTACGACAAATCGCTGAACGTGCTAACGAGCCGTAAATCGAGCTCGACCCCAAGTTTGCCGGATGCGACGACCGAAAACCGATCTTCTGTGGCTTCAACGGAGCAGGCGACGTCGGCCGATAATCTGTCCTGGAAGCAGGCGGTTGAGGTGATCACGGAGAATGTGCTGTCATCGGCTCGTTCCGATCTGGCGACCGTTGGCAGTGGAGGAAGCAGTAACGATCTTTCTTCTTCGGTCGTTACCTCCAGCACGGCAACCACGGGGAACAATCAGGAAGTGTCCGTCACGGTACACTCATCGCTGAGCGAGCGGGGCAACAATATTCCCGATCTGTCGCAAATCAACAGCAGCACCTCCATGTTGGTGTCCGATCTGGCCACCATCACGGAGAATCTATCCCTCTCGGATGGTTCGGCGAAGCAAAGCGGTACCGCCACCGCTTCCTCGGCCGGTGGGCAGCAGTTTGTGAGCAACATCAGCGGCACGGGCGTTCCCGTGCTGATGGGTTCGTCCTCCtcttcgtcctcctcctcctcgacggaggaaaacaacaaaacgaacaacatCAACGAGACGAACAACAAGATCAATCTAACGAGCGGCAGCGGCGCGAGCAGTGTCGCTAGCGGTAGCAGCGCCTCGAGCGGCAAGGCCGGCCTGTCCTACCTGCAGACGCGCCTCGACATGATGGGCAAGATGCGCGAGGGCGTCGACATGCTGCGCAACAACACGAACAATTTCCTATCCTCCGAGCTGCTCACGCAGTCGAACTTGCTTTCCTCCGTCAAGATTGCGTTCCCGCCGATTCCGCCGGCCAACGCCAcgacgggcagcagcagcagcacgaccgccaccaccatcccCGGCAGCGCATCGTACGGCAGCAGCATCTTCGTGGCAAGCACCAGCACTGGCACAAACCCGGCGGCGTCCTCCGGAACGGGCGCCAAGACCCCGACGGACAAGTTTGACGTGAAGTTCAACAACACCGCCACCGCGAACACGTTCAAGAAGGTGCTGAACGAGGCGAAGCAAATCGGGGCGGAACAGCCACccgcaccaccagcaccggcCTCGTCGATGGGCGGCCGCGATGCGACGAACAATCTGAAGAACAACATCGTCGTGGTCGGTTCGACGGAAACGACGGtgctgggtggtggtggcggtggcggttcGTCGCAGGACGATCCGAACGCGATGGACTGTCTGATGGGGTCCGTTTCCGGCAGCGATGGAGTGAATGTGGTCCCCGTAGTGGCACCCTCGCCGAACTCGATGAGCGTCAGCGTGCCGAACCTGACGAGCAGCGGCACTGGAGCGAACAATCATTCACACAACGCGTCCCATCGCACGTCctcccaccatcaccatcatcataatcatccgGACAGTGCGTCCCAAACGCTGGCGAACGACGCGCAACCGCCCCCGCCGGGGCTGCTGGAAACGTTCGCGGCCATCGCACGGCGCCGCACGTCCGGCAGTGGCTCGAACTCCAACAGCaacgccaacaacaacaatgaaaacaacaacgctgcaTCGCATCcttcctcctcatcctcctcctcgtcgcaGCAGACGACGGCGGCGGTTCCGATCAACAATCAGCTGATTAGCAGCGGAGCAGGAGCGCTGGtgggtggaggtggtggtggtgtgctgcaGAACAACAGCAACTTTTTCCCCCGTGGACCAAACTCGGTGACCAGCCTGGTGAAGCTGGCACTGTCCAGCCACACCGGGCTGCTCAGCACGGCCCAAAGCTACCCGAGCCTGTTCAGCTCGTCGTCGAACAACAATGCTGCGGCCGGACAGGGTGCCGGgaataacaacaacgccaACAACATGGTCGGCGTGGGACAGGTGAACCCGCTGAACCCCGCCCTCACCATGAGCCTGACGTCGACGTCGAGCGATAGCGAGCAGGTGTCGCTGGAGGACTTCCTGGAGCAGTGCCGAGCGCCGACGCTGCTGGGCGACCTGGAAGACGACGAAGACATCGAGGACGagaacgacgacgatgagAACGAGGACGAGTACGAGGAGGTGGGCAACACGCTGCTGCAGGTGATGGTTTCGCGCAATCTGCTCTCCTTCATGGAGGAGCGCACGTTCGAGAATCGGCTGCCGACGGCCGGCAAGCGCAAATCCTGGGACGATGAGTTTGTGCTGAAGCGCCAATTCTCCGCCCTGATACCGGCGTTCGATCCCCGGCCGGGCAAGACCAACGTGAACCAGACGAGCGATCTGGATATTCCTGCGCCGGGCAGCAACAGCGCGACCGATCCAACGGAGCAACCGCAGTCGTCTTCGTCGGGCAGGGGAGCGCTGCCGGAACCGGGCAGCGGCCAGTCGTCGACGGCGATCTCTTCGCTGCCGCAGCCGACCCTGTCGCTGATACTGCGCGGCCCAAACATTAACGGCGTGAACGACGTGGAGGTTGACCTGACGCAGTCCGACTGGACGATCTTCCGGGCGGTGCAGGAGCTGATGCTGCAGACGACGATGCCGAAGCAGGACAAGTTCCGCAAGATCTGGCAGCCAACGTACACGATCATCTACCGGGAGGCTAGTCCGGGCTCGTCCTCGTCGCTGTTGGGTGGCGGTGGAAAGGAAGACTTTAGCAGCGGAGAGGAAGGCCGTGCTACGCCGATCATTTCGATGTACTCGCAGCGCAGCCACGGGTCGACGCTGTCACCGAGCTCTCCGGTCCCGGGCACACCGTCCCtttccggtggtggtggtgctggtggtacgGGAGCCTCAAGTGGTGGCGCACTGTCCTCCGCCCCGGGAACGGGcggcaaccagcagcagcagcagcaatactGCTCGGTCGAGGACGTACTGCAGCTGCTCTCGCAGCTCAACAGCATCAACCAGTCGCTGGCGGCGACGCCGACCAACAACGACAAGAACCTGATGCCGGACGTGGAGTCGCACTACCTCAGTCCGGACGTGTTCATGAGCAAGAAGATCACGAacaagctgcagcagcagatccAGGACCCGCTCGTCCTGTCCAGCGGCAGCCTGCCCAAGTGGTGCGAGGAGTACAACCAGACCTGCCCGTTCCTGTTCCCGTTCGAGACGCGCCAGCTGTACTTCAGCTGCACCGCGTTCGGCGCCTCGCGCAGCATCGTCTGGCTGCAGTCGCAGCGCGACGTCAGCCTGGAGCGGCAGCGCGCACCGGGCCTGAGCCCGCGGCACGCCGACCAGCAAGAGTTCCGCGTCGGCCGGCTGAAGCACGAGCGCGTGAAGGTGCCGCGCGGCGAGAACCTGCTCGACTGGGCGCAACAGGTGATGAAGGTGCACTGCAACCGCAAGTCCGTGCTGGAGGTGGAATTCGTCGGTGAGGAGGGCACGGGGCTGGGACCGACGCTCGAGTTTTACGCGCTCGTCGCGGCGGAACTGCAGCGCAGCGATCTCGGCATGTGGCTGTGCGACGACGAGGAACCGAAGCTGATCGAGGACGAGATCGATCTCGGCGAGGGCAGCAAACCGGTCGGGTACTATGTGCGCCGATCGACCGGTCTCTTCCCCGCCCCGCTCCCCCAGGACTCGGACATTAGCGAGGACGTGTCGGGCTACTTCTGGTTCCTGGGCGTGTTTTTGGCCAAGGTGCTTCAGGACAACCGGCTGGTGGATTTGCCCCTGTCGAACAGCTTCCTGCAGCTGCTCAGCCACAGCCGTTCGATGGCGCGTGGTGCGACCAGCCAGACCGGCTCGCTGCTGGGCAAATCGGGCGTCAGCGATGACATCATGATGTCGTCCATCCTGTCGGAGGACAGTGATCGCGACCGGGACCTCCTGGTCGACTCGTACCAATCCAAGATGGCGATGGCAAGCGATGGCGCCTGGTACGATGGCATACTGACGCAGGAAAATCTGCAGGAAATCGACCCGATCCGGTACCAGTTCCTGCGCGAGCTGCAGgagctggtgcagcagaaGCAAGCGATCGAGCAGAACGACGCGCTCAGCTCGGAGGAGAAGCTGCAGCAGATCAGCGAGTTGAAGCTAAACACCAAAACGGGCTGTGTGGCGCTGGAGGATCTGGCGCTTACCTTTACCTACCTGCCGAGCTCGCGCAACTACGGGTACGCGTCGGCCGACCTGCTCCCGAACGGGGCGAACATCGACGTGACGATCAACAACGTGGAGGAGTACTGCAATCTGACCGTGGCGTTCTGCCTGCAGGAGGGCATCGCGAAGCAGCTGGCCGCGTTCCATCGCGGCTTTTGCGAGGTGTTTGCGCTGAACAAGCTGGCCGCGTTCACGCCGGACGAGATCCGGAAGATGCTGTGCGGCGAGCAGAACCCGGAGTGGACGCGCGAAGACATCATGACCTACACGGAACCGAAGCTCGGCTACACCAAGGAAAG CCCCGGTTTCCTGCGCTTCGTCAACGTGTTGATGGGCATGAATGGGTCGGAAAGGAAAGCGTTCCTTCAGTTTACGACCGGCTGCAGCAGTCTGCCACCTGGCGGGCTGGCCAATCTACACCCACGGCTGACGGTCGTGCGCAAGGTGGACGCGGGCGAGGGTTCGTACCCGTCGGTCAACACGTGCGTCCACTACCTGAAGCTGCCCGACTACCCGAACGAGCAGATACTGCGCGAGCGGCTGCTGACGGCCACCAAGGAGAAAGGGTTCCATCTGAACTAA